A window of the Janthinobacterium agaricidamnosum NBRC 102515 = DSM 9628 genome harbors these coding sequences:
- a CDS encoding porin has translation MKKSLLALALFSAFAGMAHAQSSVQIYGTVDAGIAKATGNTTIVTKRDNNKLGFKGVEDLGSGLKALFQLEIRYESDTGTIENTSGVNSRPLFQGQSRVGLQGDFGTVRLGRGLTAYQETSTAFEPWSGMPTPAGFQTDLQVAGYTSDPLSAPGNSRNRFSNAVFYNTPVLSGFQLNVTIASKEGNNGALVGTGTPATPQYPLNATASVNPYSLSGTYTNGPFAGMLAYERNAVESKLWSIGATLVAVPDLKLFATYQRQDEGHTRPVNPKTKAWVLGLNYDVGPGKVRAGYGQKTPDGVVKTKQASLGYDYNLSKRTYLYADISNRKDATSRTYYGVGVHHNF, from the coding sequence ATGAAAAAATCATTGCTAGCCCTGGCATTGTTCAGTGCATTTGCCGGCATGGCGCATGCACAGTCGTCTGTGCAAATTTACGGTACCGTGGATGCGGGTATCGCCAAAGCAACCGGCAACACCACCATCGTTACCAAACGCGACAACAATAAATTGGGTTTCAAAGGCGTGGAAGACCTGGGCAGCGGCTTGAAAGCATTGTTCCAACTGGAAATCCGTTACGAATCCGATACCGGCACCATCGAAAACACCTCGGGCGTCAACTCGCGGCCGCTGTTCCAGGGCCAAAGCCGGGTCGGCTTGCAAGGCGACTTCGGCACCGTGCGCCTGGGACGCGGCCTGACCGCCTACCAGGAAACCAGCACCGCCTTCGAACCCTGGTCCGGCATGCCGACACCGGCCGGTTTCCAGACCGACTTGCAAGTGGCCGGCTACACCAGCGATCCCTTGAGCGCTCCAGGCAACTCGCGCAACCGTTTTTCAAACGCGGTGTTTTATAACACCCCGGTGTTGTCCGGCTTCCAGCTGAACGTCACTATCGCCAGCAAGGAAGGCAACAATGGCGCGCTGGTCGGCACCGGCACCCCGGCCACGCCGCAATATCCGCTGAACGCGACCGCCAGCGTCAACCCATATTCGTTGTCGGGCACCTATACCAACGGTCCGTTCGCCGGCATGCTGGCGTACGAACGCAATGCGGTCGAATCAAAACTGTGGTCGATAGGCGCAACGCTGGTCGCCGTGCCGGACTTGAAACTGTTCGCCACCTATCAGCGCCAGGACGAAGGCCATACCCGTCCGGTCAATCCTAAAACCAAGGCCTGGGTGCTCGGCTTGAACTATGACGTCGGCCCAGGCAAGGTGCGCGCCGGTTATGGCCAGAAAACCCCGGACGGCGTGGTCAAGACCAAGCAGGCGTCGCTCGGTTATGACTACAACCTGTCGAAACGCACCTATCTGTACGCGGACATTTCGAATCGCAAGGATGCCACGTCGCGCACCTATTATGGGGTCGGCGTGCACCACAATTTCTAA